In Calderihabitans maritimus, the genomic window TTGGGGTAAGATGTTTTGTTTGATACCCTAAAACGACCTATTTGTGCTTGCTTCCGCACAGCGCAATTGGCTCCACTCATTTTTTGACCTGAATCTTTTTATGATATACTTTATGATATAATAGGTTGGAGAAACAGCACGCGATATACAGAAATTAAGAGGAGGTTACTCCATTGCCTAAGAAAGTCAGACGAAAACTCAACATATTTCGCTTAGCCCTACTAATTGTCCTTTTGTTTACTTTCATAGCTGCGGGCGCCGGAGTAGGTTTTCTTGCCGGTGTTATACACAATTTACCCAAATGGACACCCGGAGAAATTGAAACTGAATTAACTACTTTTGTCTACGACCAAAACGGGAAAAAAATCGCTGAACTACACGGTACAGAAAACCGTATTCCAGTAGATTTCGAGATTATCCCCAAACATTTAAAAGATGCATTCCTGGCCATAGAAGACCCTCACTTTTATGAACATCCCGGGATAAGCCTGAAGGCAATTGCCCGGGCTGCTTACGTTAACCTGCGGGAAGGAAGGTTTGCCCAAGGAGGCAGTACCATTACCCAACAATTAGTTAAAACGGCCTATTTGAAAAATCCCAAAAAAACCATCAAAAGAAAAATTCAGGAAGCTTTGATGGCCATCCAGTTGGAGAGAATGTACACTAAAGATCAAATATTTGAAATGTATTTAAATCAAATCTATTTCGGTCACGGTGCGTATGGTGTTCAAGCCGCGGCCAAAACTTATTTTGGTAAGGATGTTCAAGATTTAACCCTGGGCGAAGCGGCTATGCTGGCGGGATTGGTAAGAAATCCTGCAGCCTACTCACCCTTTTTAAACGAAACTGCAGCTAAGAAGCGCCGGGCGGTAGTACTGGCCAAAATGGTAGAATACGGATTTATTGACGAAAAGGAAGCCGATATCGCTCGCGCCGAAAAGTTTAACCTGGTTGAACGCAAACAAAAAGCTCGGTACAAGTATCCCTACTTTATCGACCATGTAATTGAGGAAGCAGAGAAGATACTAGAGCAAAACGGTATAGAATCAGCCCAAGTTTATAAGGGAGGTTTGAAAATTTACACTACCCTGGATCCCCGTATCCAGGAAACACTGCAGACAGTCTATCAAGATCCTCAGTACTTCCCTGCAAGTAACGACAAGGACCGGCCGGTACAAAGCGCTATGGTAATCTTAGAACCGGCAACCGGCCAGATAAAGGCCCTCATTGGAGGTAGGGAGCATGTCACCAAGAGAGGACTTAACAGAGCCACGCAAATGAGGCGCCAACCCGGTTCGGCTATTAAGCCCATAGCTGTTTATGCGCCGGCCTTGGAAAAAGGCTTTACTCCCGCCACCGTTATTGACGATGTACCCACTGAGTTTCCGTCAGTACCGAAGCCATATCGCCCGGAAAATTACGACGGTCGCTGGCGCGGACTTATCACCCTGCGCGAAGCTGTAAGGTGGTCTGTCAACGTACCGGCGGTAAAAGTTTTAGATGCTATCGGCGTGGAAACCGGATATCAATTTGCGAAGGATCTGGGTCTACCCCTACTTCCTCAGGATAAGCATTTAAGTCTTGCCCTCGGTGGCATCACCGAAGGCGTATCGCCTTTGGAGCTGGTTGCCGCCTACGCGGCTTTTGCCAATCAAGGGGTTTATATCGAACCCTACGCCATCACTAAAATAACTGATAATGAGGGCAATGTCCTTTACGAGCACAAACCTAAACGGCGTATCGTCATGAGTGAACAAACTGCCTATTTGATGACTGATATCTTAAAAACGGTAGTTGAATCCGGTACCGGCTGGAGGGCTAAGATGAATCGTCCGGTAGCCGGAAAAACTGGAACCACCCAGTTACCGGACAGGCCGGAATTTAAGGGTCTTAAAGGTAATAGAGACGCCTGGTTTGTCGGTTACACGCCTGAACTGGCGGGAGTCGTCTGGATGGGATACGATATCACTGATAAAGACCACTTTCTCCAAAGGGTATATGGCGGTAAATACCCAGCTATGATCTGGAAAGCGGTTATGTCGGAAGCTTTGAAAGACGTACCTGTAAGACAATTCCCACGTCCCGAAGGTATTGTTACCGCCGCCGTAGATATAAAGTCAGGTCTTTTGCCGAGCGAACTCACTCCTGAGGAATTTATACGCACCGAAATTTTCACCAAAGACACTCTCCCTAAAGAAGTTTCCAATGTATGGGTAGAAGCTCAAGTCTGTGCAGAAACGGGCAAGCTGCCCACTCCTTTCTGTCCCACCGTTGTAACTGGAGTTTTTCTAAAACGCCCGGTACCTTATGACGGTGATGTCAAACCGGAAGATGCAGACCTTGAACTTCCCCGGGAATTGTGCGACATTCATGGTCCCCAAGCGGGAAGCACAGTGCAGGTATGCACCGACAGCCGTCATAAAGGTGAACTAGTGTTGGCCAATATCCCAGGCCCCGGCGAAGAAGGGGGCTGTCCGCCGGAGTTGATCGAGGAAATAATCGTGCAACCGGGGAACTACCCGAGCCGGTACTGCGACCTCCCAGACCATAATATAGTCCAGAGATCGGCAGCACCACCGGGAGATGAGCCTCCAGCTAGGGACAAACAGGCTCCCCCAGAACCTCAACTGCAGGCCTGGGTAGAAACCTCAGAGGATTCCTCCAGCGGAATTCAGGTGCGTTTAACCTGGACCGAACCTGAAGAAGATCGCAATTATATCTATTCTATCGATCGCTGGACTGATTCCAATCCTACTAAATATAACATTGGGATAACTACCAGCAACCAATTTATAGATCGAAAAGTGGAAAAAGACCAAATTTACCATTATCGTATCTTTGCCATTGATCCCAAAACCGGCTTAACCAGCCCTTCGAGCGAAGTTACTGTTGAAACCGAAATAAATTAAGCGGAAATAGGAAGGGGCGGTAAATAACCGCCCTTTCCCGAAACCGTACGTGAGGACCTCTCAACGTCTCGACAGGCCCTGCCTCTCTGCGAGTACTTCCAACTATGAGCCGGTTAATTCAACGACCGTCACACCGGTTCCACCCTCTTTTGGACTGCCAAACCAGAAGTTTTTTACCTGCTTGTGTTCACTAAGGTATTCCCGGATGGCCGTCCTTAGCGCCCCCGTACCTTTACCGTGAATTATAAAAACACGAGCAAGGCCGCTGAGTACGGCATCGTCCAGGTAACGTTCAACTGCTGCCACTGCCTCCTCTACCGTCATCCCCCTTAGGTCAATCTCGGGTCGGATATTCTTAGTTTTCTCTGCCATAATCCGACCAATGCTTGCTTTCTGTTCTTCTGTCGCTTTGTCACCAGAAGCAAGCCTGATGTCTTTTAAAGGAACGTTGAGCTTCAAAATTCCTACCTGAACCTGCACCTCTCCCTGGGTATTAGGTTCACTCACTACATAACCCTTTTGTTGGAGCCGAGGTATTTCTACATAATCTCCCGGTTTAACCGTAGAAGGGGCGGTCCCCTTTTGAGCCGGGGTATACTTGTCAATTTCTTCGTCTAACTGCCGGTCCATATCCTTTAACTTTTCTCTGGCCTGTTGCTCTGCCCGGACACGAGCCTTGCGGAATTCTTCGTCCAGCGTATACTCCATTTCCTTAACTACTGCTTCTGCCTTCTGGCGATATTCCTTGATGATTTCTTGCCCCTTCTCGTATGCTTCTTTTAAAATTCGGGCTTCCTTCTGCTCTAACTCCGCTTTCTTGAGCTCTAGTTCATTTTTTAGCAACTCCAATTGTCCCTTAAGTTTTTCTATTTCTTTTCTCTCTCGCTCGCTAACACGCCGCTTTTCTTCCAATTCCTGAAGCAGTTCCGTAAGCCTCATCTCTTCTCCCGATAGATGCTGCCGGGCACGGTTCACCACTTCCGGTGATAGCCCGAGGCGAGAAGCAATCTCAAATGCGTTGCTCCGACCAGGCAGTCCTATTGTTAGGCGGTAGGTAGGTTGCAAAGTGTCTATATCAAATTCCACACTGGCATTTTCCACCCGGTCTGTGTTAAAGGCAAAAATCTTTAGCTCACTATAGTGAGTAGTTGCTATAGTTTTAGCCCTTTTTTGCTGCAGGTATTCCAGTATAGCTATAGCCAAAGCTGAACCCTCGGTAGGATCGGTACCTGCTCCCAGCTCATCAAGAAGGACCAGGGAATTATCGTCGGCAACCTGCAGAATATTAACTATATTAGTCATATGGGAAGAAAAAGTACTCAAGGACTGTTCAATGCTTTGTTCGTCTCCGATGTCGGCAAAAACCTGACCAAAAACAGCCAGCTCTGTCCCTGCCTCTGCCGGAACATGCAGCCCGCACTGGGCCATGAGGGTGAGAAGTCCTACCGTTTTTAAGGTTACTGTCTTGCCCCCGGTATTAGGTCCCGTGATTACCAAAATATCAAAATCTTTACCCAAGTGAAGACTTATTGGCACCACCGAACCGGGAATTAGAGGATGTCGGGCACCGATAAGTTTAATTCTTCCTTCTTGATTTAAACTGGGGAGGCCCGCATCCATCCGCTCACTCAGACGTCCTTTAGCCATAATAAAGTCTATGCGGGCTAAAGCCTGCAACGTTTCCCGGATTTGCGGTATTTTAGCCGATATCAGAGTGGTCAGCTGCGCCAAAATAGCTTCTATCTCCTTCTGTTCAGCCGCCTTCAAACGTCGCAATTCATTGTTCAGCTCCACTACTGCCATTGGCTCAATAAACAAAGTGGCGCCACTGGCCGACTGGTCGTGAACTAAACCGGGGAAAAAGGAACGATACTCCTGTTTTACGGGAACCACATACCGGTCTCCCCGTAGGGTTATAATTTTTTCCTGCAGGTACTTCTGCTGTTCGGGCGACCGCAGGATGCTTTCCAAATGCTTTTTTATTCGATCTTGTATATTTCTTATCTGCTTTCTTATCCGAAGCAGTTCAGCAGAAGCATGATCGGCAACTTCCCCTTCCGGTGTTATAGCTTCATTTACTTCTCTTTCAATTTCTCTCAACACAGCTAAAGATGCTGCTTCTTTTTTTAAAAGGGGAAAATCGCCCTCTATTTCCAGCAAAAACTTTTTCAACCGGCGGCTCGCCCTTAAAGTATCTACTACGGCTAGAAGTTCAAAAGGCTCTAACAGGCGGCCTATTTGGGCCTTTCTCAAAGGTTCTTCTATTTCCCGGATGCCGCCTAACGGTACCAAAGGATACCGTCTGAGAACTTCTCTTGCCTCCGTAGTTTCCTGTAACCTTGTGGATACTTCTCCTATATCCGCCGAAGGGTGAAGCTCCTCCACCAGCTTCTTCCCCAGCGACGAGGTGCAGCATTCTTTCAGTTTGGCCAAAATCTTGGGTAATTCCAACTGCCTGATACTCTTTTCGTTCACCACTATCCCACCCTTATCAGATAACCACTGATTCCAAGCTAAATTATAACACACCTCGATAATAGTGGCCTTTGGTAAATCCCGCCGCACTGGCTTTCTCCAATTCTTCCTTTAGCTTCGTCAAAGTACCCTTGTCTTTCCGAAGCTGCCATGCCTCGTCGATAGCTGTACGGTAAGCCGTGACCACCCGGCGGACATATTCGGCACTTTCCTTCTTGGCCTCAATTCGCAAAGAATTTATACCTAGATCCATAAACAAAGGTAAATCTTCTATCAAACACAGCTCTTTAGGATTGAAGACAAACATGCGGCAATATTGATCACTTTCCAGAGGAAAGATAAAGTTCATCCGGTCTTTCAACCCAAACCTGCCTTGGTAGCATACCTGTCGACAGGGAGTTCCTTCAGTCCTTTCCCCAAGTATAGCACCTACGGCACAATATTCGGAAATCATTAGAGGAATAAATCCATGTACCAGGCATTCCAGGGAAATGTCAACCGGCAAGGAAAGTTCTTTTAGCTGCTCAAAATTCAACTCCGGCGAGAGGGTTATAGAATAAATTCCCTCCTCGGCCATAAACAAAGCTGCATGGTCATTAAATACGTTTAAGGGATAGTCACCGAAGATTCTTATTTGCGGACAAGTCTCCCTGACCAGTTGAAGAGAACCTAAATTCCCTACCATAATACCGTCAGGGTGCCAGGTAGCAACCTGCCGTAAATCACTGACCATGGAAGCCACTTGGTCTTCATGCCATATCCTGGGCATAACCAAAACGGCTTCCTTGCCCAAAGCTCGACATTTCTCTACCGCTTCCTCCAGTTCCCTGTTGGTAATAGGGGGTTTGGAACGAAACTGTTCTCCACCGAAATAAATGCGGTCGGCTCCGCTATCTAAGGCAGCTTCCAGGCTGGCTATATCTCCTACTACCACCGAAAGCAAAGGCTTGGTGCGAGGTCTTTTTTGATCTGATACCTCGACCAAGACCTTCTGCAGACGCTCTTCGAATTCGGCTCTAGGTACGGTTGGGAGGCGAACTTCCTCCGCGCGAAGTTCCTCCAGCCGGGCGACCGCTTCCCGCCGGGCTTTGTTAATCTCGCTAAGGGGCACCATGATATTACCAATTATTTCGGCTTCCAGATGCCCCAATTCAAAAGGCGTATTCCCCAAGCGTTCTAACTGTCGCCGAATTACCTCTTCGGTAAGAGGATGCTTTAAAGCCTTTTCGCCCAAAAATTGTGTTTCTGCCGAGGCCTTACGTCCAGCCGGATCGGTCAATTCAATTCGAAGAGGCTCACCCTCTTTTGCCCTGACCATGGCATTGACTTTTATTTTTCTGCTACCGGGCCCGCTGTATGATTTATGAGCCCGGGCCATCAACTCCCGATCGTAAGTTTTGAAAACCCGGTCACCTTTTTCCACCTTACGGGTAAGAGGCAAAACGACCTCTGCACCTGCTGGCGCCTCTTCGGTCTTTTGTCCTTTCCACCATATTTCCTCTACCGTAGTTCCTACCCGGCTTCCCCGGCTGACCCACACTTCAATTCCATCTCCCCGCCTTAGCGGTTCCTCCAGTCTTATTATTGCCTGCTTCGTCCCGGCATTATATCCCGTTACCCTTCCCAGGAAAAGCCCCCGGTTGTTGGGTCGCTTATAACTCATCAAATCCCGTCCTGGATTGCCAAAAAAATAACCGGTGGTAAACTGGCGGTTGAATATCTGTTCCAGTTCCTTCTGTTCTCTCTCCGTAACGAAGAAATGTTCAGGGTTTTCCCAGTAGCGATCTAATACCTGCCGGTAGATCCTGGTCACGGTGGCCACATACTCCGGCCTCTTCATACGTCCCTCTACTTTAAAAGCTCTTACTCCCGCCTCTACTAGCTGCGGTAGACAATCTAACATATTCAAGTCCCGCGGGCTAAGCAGGTGCAACCCGAAAGTCTTGTCCGTCAGTTCTCTACCCTTTTCGTCTACCAAGCGATAAGTCATGCGGCATGGCTGGGCACAGCGGCCCCGGTTACCGCTGCGCCCTCCAATCATACTGCTCATAAGGCATTGTCCTGAATAAGATATACATAAAGCTCCATGGACAAAAGTCTCCAGCTCAATATCAGTCTTCTGCCTGATATTTTTAATATTATTGAGAGATACTTCCCGGGCCAATACCACTCTTTTAACGCCGTGTTTCTCTAGAAAACGGCAGCCGGCACTATTATGAACCGTCATTTGGGTGCTGGCGTGGATCTCCAGCTGGGGAAGAACTTCCCGCAATATCTTAAGTAATCCCAGGTCCTGCACAATTACAGCATTTATACCCTGCTGAGTCAGCCGGTAGATAAACCGCACTGCACTCTCTAGCTCCCTCTTGTCCAGAAGAGTGTTTACCGTGACGTAAATCTTAACTCCCCGGGGTTGGCTGTAGGCAAGGGCCTCCTTCATCTCTTGATCATCAAAATTATCTGCGTAATGACGGGCGCTGAAAAGCTTTCCTCCTAAATATACGGCATCTGCACCGTTTTCCACCGCAGCCATTAGTGCTTCCATGTTTCCCGCAGGGGCCAGCAGCTCCGGTTTTTGCACTTTGCCAACCTCCAATTCCATTTTTAATCAAAAGGACGTGCGGTACACACGTCCTTAGCTTTCTATTCTTTTAACCCGGTATAATCCCGAACAGGTGATGATGTTTATCCCCTGTTTTTCCAGCTCATCGAGGAAAAGGTTCATCCCCAAGGAATCACTGGCCAGGTGACCGGCAATAACTACGTTGATATGGTTCTTCTCCGCTTCTTTACGGTGTTTTTCCCCCATATGCATACCTACTATAGTTCCCACGCCTGCCTGGGCCAGCTTGGAATACGCATCTTCCGAACCGCTGGTGCCGCCGGTCATATCTACAAAGATTTTGCCCGCCCGCCGCTCTTTGGAACCAACAATTATCTGAGGGCCGGCATTAATAGTCATGGCATAGGCGTATTCCGGAATGGTTTTAAGTAGTTTGATTACGTCCCCCACCGTTTCCGGCTTCTTCTCCTCGAAAAAGCGGTTAAGATAACGGGTTACTAGGTTGTCGCTAGGGGTATGGACACACATAAAGGGAATGTCAAAAAGACGAGCAATGTCCACTGCCCGGTTATGGTTTACCGGCATAAGCCCTCGCTTCACTTCTTCAATACGGGGACCCATAATCCCCTCTGCTACGTTTATCGGTATTCCCAGTCCGGCCAGAACGTCTTCCTGTAGGTGCATTACATCGTGAAGCGCAGCCAGTGCTTTTCCTTCCGGATGGTGCCCCAGCAACAAATCTACGTTTTGCCCTTTCTCCCGCAGGCGTTCTGCTACCAGTACTTCTCCTATGGATATATCTATTCCGGCCAGAATCGTTTTGACTTCCCTGTTATCCTCGCCGTAAAGAATTCGCGTATCACTATAAGGATTAGACAGTTTTTCCTGGTCAAACTCCTTTTTGTCCTCTTCTTGCAACTTTTCAAACTTTTCCTTAGCCTTGGCGAGGAGACCCTCTACTTCCTCTTTACCCCGAGGGTCTGCTTCCATGCCTAGTTTTATGGCTAGTTGATAGATTTCCTTCAGCAGCATATGGACAGTTCCTCCTTTAACTTTTTCTCCACGCTGTATTCCCGATTAAACTGGAAAATCCTGCTGATAAATTAAATTTTTCTGCTTTGACCATCTAACATATATAGTATAAACGGTGTTATGTCTAGGATAGACTTAATCTGTTCTAACCCTTCTTCCTTCCTTGCTCCGACTAAGAGCGTAGGAACCGGATTGAGGGTGTGAGAACCGACGGTGAGGTCTTCCATATTCCCGTGGTCACTGACTATTACGATTAAAGTATTTGTTTTTTCCACACCCTTTATTACAGAACCCAAAAACCGGTCCAGTTTCTCCAATATTTGCACTGCTCTGGCAAAATCCTTCCGGTGACCGACTACATCAGTTTGAAAATATTCAAAAAGAACGAAGTCATGTTCCTGAACTATCGTAGCCAACCGCCTACCCGCCAGTTCCGGAGTTATTAAATTGACCTTTTCCCCTCGTAATCTTAAAATTTCGTTAGTCAGGTCCTGGTAAACCGCTTGACCTGCTTCCAAATCCTCTACTGTTTTTAGCTTCAGTCCGGCCGCCAAAGCCGCCTCCGTAGACACAGACCGGGGTCTTTTCCCCGCAAAAAAGTCTCCGGAAAAGGCGTTGGCAAAAACAGCCTTTTTCCCCCGGTCTAATACCCAGGAAAAAATGTTGCCCTGCCACAATAGCTCTTTAAGCTCAGGGGAAGGCAACCCGTTTAGGTGATATCCCAGCAGTCGAGCTGCATTAACCCCCGTCCACAGTGCCGTCTGCCCGGTAGCACTTTGGGGAATACCTGGTACATCCAGCCGGGCATCCGTGGGTATTAAAATCGCATCGGCTGTAATTAGGGGTTCCTCCCGTATGTACAAGCGGTGACCTCCTAATAACCCATCCAGTACGGGAGTTTGGGCTCTGTGGTAAGGATTCACTTTGGGGTCCTCTTTCCCTAAACCAAGACCATCTATAAAGATCATTAACACTTTCATCAGAATTCAACCTCGAATTATTTCTTGGAGACATGGGGATTCCCCGCTAAATAAAACCTTAGCGGCCAATCTACTGCTTTGCTGATACCAATACGGGTAGTGGTAACTATTTCTTGTTCCTGAACGTTCTTGTCCCGGTAAAATTTTACCGGTCCTTCAACCACACTGGTACCGTTCAGTTCGGGAGGAATACCCATGGCTTGAACCAGCTTCGCGGGCCCACTACATAACTTGGTAATCTCTTCCTGTCCCCGCCGGGCCTTCATCAGCTCAATTCCTATTACCGGTTCCAGAGCGCGTATGAGAACTGCCGCTGCTACCTCCGGCCGGTCGGTAGTTACATTGAAACAATAATGAATCCCGTAAATTTGGTATATATAGGCATGTCCGGCCTCCCCGAACATAACGGCATTGCGACGGGTTTTTCCTCTCGCCGAGTGGCACGCCGGGTCCTCAGCCCCCAGGTAAGCCTCTGTTTCCACGATTTTGCCTCCCACCGTTCCTTGGGGAGAATGGTAGACCATATACGTGCCCAAGAGTTCTTTAGCAACTTGAGTAGTATCCCTGGCGTAGAAACTAGCAGGGAGTAATAGCCAACCTTGCCTCATAATCTTCAGATCATCACCTCATCCAATCGTATCATCCCGTCAATAGTTTCCTGCTTAAAGTCCCAGCCATCTCTTTAACTCTTCAAAATCCCATGCGTTGACCACGTCTTTCCTTTCCAGCCATCCCCGCTGGGCCGTTATTATCCCGTAGCGCATATCTTCGAGCCGCAAGGCATCATGAGCATCGGTATTGATAGCCAGCGGAATTCCGTATTCCTTGGCCTTCCGGATTCCCT contains:
- a CDS encoding transglycosylase domain-containing protein gives rise to the protein MPKKVRRKLNIFRLALLIVLLFTFIAAGAGVGFLAGVIHNLPKWTPGEIETELTTFVYDQNGKKIAELHGTENRIPVDFEIIPKHLKDAFLAIEDPHFYEHPGISLKAIARAAYVNLREGRFAQGGSTITQQLVKTAYLKNPKKTIKRKIQEALMAIQLERMYTKDQIFEMYLNQIYFGHGAYGVQAAAKTYFGKDVQDLTLGEAAMLAGLVRNPAAYSPFLNETAAKKRRAVVLAKMVEYGFIDEKEADIARAEKFNLVERKQKARYKYPYFIDHVIEEAEKILEQNGIESAQVYKGGLKIYTTLDPRIQETLQTVYQDPQYFPASNDKDRPVQSAMVILEPATGQIKALIGGREHVTKRGLNRATQMRRQPGSAIKPIAVYAPALEKGFTPATVIDDVPTEFPSVPKPYRPENYDGRWRGLITLREAVRWSVNVPAVKVLDAIGVETGYQFAKDLGLPLLPQDKHLSLALGGITEGVSPLELVAAYAAFANQGVYIEPYAITKITDNEGNVLYEHKPKRRIVMSEQTAYLMTDILKTVVESGTGWRAKMNRPVAGKTGTTQLPDRPEFKGLKGNRDAWFVGYTPELAGVVWMGYDITDKDHFLQRVYGGKYPAMIWKAVMSEALKDVPVRQFPRPEGIVTAAVDIKSGLLPSELTPEEFIRTEIFTKDTLPKEVSNVWVEAQVCAETGKLPTPFCPTVVTGVFLKRPVPYDGDVKPEDADLELPRELCDIHGPQAGSTVQVCTDSRHKGELVLANIPGPGEEGGCPPELIEEIIVQPGNYPSRYCDLPDHNIVQRSAAPPGDEPPARDKQAPPEPQLQAWVETSEDSSSGIQVRLTWTEPEEDRNYIYSIDRWTDSNPTKYNIGITTSNQFIDRKVEKDQIYHYRIFAIDPKTGLTSPSSEVTVETEIN
- a CDS encoding endonuclease MutS2; translation: MNEKSIRQLELPKILAKLKECCTSSLGKKLVEELHPSADIGEVSTRLQETTEAREVLRRYPLVPLGGIREIEEPLRKAQIGRLLEPFELLAVVDTLRASRRLKKFLLEIEGDFPLLKKEAASLAVLREIEREVNEAITPEGEVADHASAELLRIRKQIRNIQDRIKKHLESILRSPEQQKYLQEKIITLRGDRYVVPVKQEYRSFFPGLVHDQSASGATLFIEPMAVVELNNELRRLKAAEQKEIEAILAQLTTLISAKIPQIRETLQALARIDFIMAKGRLSERMDAGLPSLNQEGRIKLIGARHPLIPGSVVPISLHLGKDFDILVITGPNTGGKTVTLKTVGLLTLMAQCGLHVPAEAGTELAVFGQVFADIGDEQSIEQSLSTFSSHMTNIVNILQVADDNSLVLLDELGAGTDPTEGSALAIAILEYLQQKRAKTIATTHYSELKIFAFNTDRVENASVEFDIDTLQPTYRLTIGLPGRSNAFEIASRLGLSPEVVNRARQHLSGEEMRLTELLQELEEKRRVSERERKEIEKLKGQLELLKNELELKKAELEQKEARILKEAYEKGQEIIKEYRQKAEAVVKEMEYTLDEEFRKARVRAEQQAREKLKDMDRQLDEEIDKYTPAQKGTAPSTVKPGDYVEIPRLQQKGYVVSEPNTQGEVQVQVGILKLNVPLKDIRLASGDKATEEQKASIGRIMAEKTKNIRPEIDLRGMTVEEAVAAVERYLDDAVLSGLARVFIIHGKGTGALRTAIREYLSEHKQVKNFWFGSPKEGGTGVTVVELTGS
- a CDS encoding DUF3656 domain-containing U32 family peptidase; amino-acid sequence: MQKPELLAPAGNMEALMAAVENGADAVYLGGKLFSARHYADNFDDQEMKEALAYSQPRGVKIYVTVNTLLDKRELESAVRFIYRLTQQGINAVIVQDLGLLKILREVLPQLEIHASTQMTVHNSAGCRFLEKHGVKRVVLAREVSLNNIKNIRQKTDIELETFVHGALCISYSGQCLMSSMIGGRSGNRGRCAQPCRMTYRLVDEKGRELTDKTFGLHLLSPRDLNMLDCLPQLVEAGVRAFKVEGRMKRPEYVATVTRIYRQVLDRYWENPEHFFVTEREQKELEQIFNRQFTTGYFFGNPGRDLMSYKRPNNRGLFLGRVTGYNAGTKQAIIRLEEPLRRGDGIEVWVSRGSRVGTTVEEIWWKGQKTEEAPAGAEVVLPLTRKVEKGDRVFKTYDRELMARAHKSYSGPGSRKIKVNAMVRAKEGEPLRIELTDPAGRKASAETQFLGEKALKHPLTEEVIRRQLERLGNTPFELGHLEAEIIGNIMVPLSEINKARREAVARLEELRAEEVRLPTVPRAEFEERLQKVLVEVSDQKRPRTKPLLSVVVGDIASLEAALDSGADRIYFGGEQFRSKPPITNRELEEAVEKCRALGKEAVLVMPRIWHEDQVASMVSDLRQVATWHPDGIMVGNLGSLQLVRETCPQIRIFGDYPLNVFNDHAALFMAEEGIYSITLSPELNFEQLKELSLPVDISLECLVHGFIPLMISEYCAVGAILGERTEGTPCRQVCYQGRFGLKDRMNFIFPLESDQYCRMFVFNPKELCLIEDLPLFMDLGINSLRIEAKKESAEYVRRVVTAYRTAIDEAWQLRKDKGTLTKLKEELEKASAAGFTKGHYYRGVL
- a CDS encoding NGG1p interacting factor NIF3, with product MLLKEIYQLAIKLGMEADPRGKEEVEGLLAKAKEKFEKLQEEDKKEFDQEKLSNPYSDTRILYGEDNREVKTILAGIDISIGEVLVAERLREKGQNVDLLLGHHPEGKALAALHDVMHLQEDVLAGLGIPINVAEGIMGPRIEEVKRGLMPVNHNRAVDIARLFDIPFMCVHTPSDNLVTRYLNRFFEEKKPETVGDVIKLLKTIPEYAYAMTINAGPQIIVGSKERRAGKIFVDMTGGTSGSEDAYSKLAQAGVGTIVGMHMGEKHRKEAEKNHINVVIAGHLASDSLGMNLFLDELEKQGINIITCSGLYRVKRIES
- a CDS encoding alkaline phosphatase family protein, translated to MKVLMIFIDGLGLGKEDPKVNPYHRAQTPVLDGLLGGHRLYIREEPLITADAILIPTDARLDVPGIPQSATGQTALWTGVNAARLLGYHLNGLPSPELKELLWQGNIFSWVLDRGKKAVFANAFSGDFFAGKRPRSVSTEAALAAGLKLKTVEDLEAGQAVYQDLTNEILRLRGEKVNLITPELAGRRLATIVQEHDFVLFEYFQTDVVGHRKDFARAVQILEKLDRFLGSVIKGVEKTNTLIVIVSDHGNMEDLTVGSHTLNPVPTLLVGARKEEGLEQIKSILDITPFILYMLDGQSRKI
- a CDS encoding DNA-3-methyladenine glycosylase; protein product: MRQGWLLLPASFYARDTTQVAKELLGTYMVYHSPQGTVGGKIVETEAYLGAEDPACHSARGKTRRNAVMFGEAGHAYIYQIYGIHYCFNVTTDRPEVAAAVLIRALEPVIGIELMKARRGQEEITKLCSGPAKLVQAMGIPPELNGTSVVEGPVKFYRDKNVQEQEIVTTTRIGISKAVDWPLRFYLAGNPHVSKK